Proteins from a genomic interval of Chroococcidiopsis thermalis PCC 7203:
- the rpsB gene encoding 30S ribosomal protein S2, with amino-acid sequence MPVVSLAQMMESGVHFGHQTRRWNPKMSQYIYTARNGVHIIDLVQTAQLMDEAYNYVRQSAEQGKKFLFVGTKRQAAGIVAQEALRCGASYVNQRWLGGMLTNWTTIKTRAERLKELERREESGALDLLPKKEASVLRRELAKLQKYLGGIKNMRKVPDVVIIVDQRREYNAVLECQKLGIEIVSMLDTNCDPDLVDVPIPANDDAIRSIKLIVGKLADAIYEGRHGQLDAEEDYEDYEGAEEDFDYDESESEYTDAVIPNEEEEEG; translated from the coding sequence ATGCCAGTCGTTTCATTGGCTCAAATGATGGAGTCTGGGGTTCACTTTGGGCATCAAACCCGCAGGTGGAATCCGAAAATGTCGCAGTACATCTACACTGCTCGTAATGGCGTTCATATCATTGACTTGGTGCAGACAGCTCAGTTAATGGATGAAGCTTACAATTACGTCAGACAATCTGCCGAGCAAGGGAAAAAGTTTCTCTTCGTTGGTACGAAGCGTCAAGCAGCAGGGATTGTAGCTCAAGAAGCCTTGCGTTGTGGCGCTAGCTATGTCAACCAGCGATGGTTAGGCGGAATGCTGACTAACTGGACGACGATTAAAACTCGCGCCGAACGATTGAAAGAGTTAGAACGTCGCGAGGAAAGCGGAGCGCTGGATTTACTACCCAAGAAAGAAGCATCGGTACTGCGCCGAGAGCTAGCTAAACTCCAAAAATACCTGGGTGGAATCAAGAACATGCGCAAAGTTCCTGATGTGGTCATAATTGTAGACCAGCGGCGGGAATACAACGCAGTATTAGAATGCCAGAAGCTAGGCATTGAAATTGTATCTATGCTGGATACAAACTGCGATCCCGATCTCGTTGACGTTCCCATTCCTGCTAACGATGATGCCATCCGTTCGATCAAATTGATTGTAGGCAAATTAGCTGACGCAATTTACGAAGGACGACACGGACAATTGGATGCGGAAGAGGATTACGAAGATTACGAGGGTGCAGAAGAAGATTTCGATTATGATGAAAGCGAAAGTGAATACACTGATGCGGTGATTCCTAACGAAGAAGAGGAAGAAGGATAG
- a CDS encoding glycosyltransferase family 2 protein has product MVLRGKTVFFSIVIPTYNRLPILAKCLRSLERQNHDDVAIEGYEVVLVDDGSTDGTLAWLEANAAEFPHVRSLLQDHQGPAAARNLGVERAKGDTIVFIDSDLVVTENFLQAHAQGLQQGREMYGSDRIFTYGRVINTCNFDNPTAEPYKITDFSAAYFATGNVAIPRHWLEKAGLFDTRFQLYGWEDLELGVRLKQLGLNLVKCPDAVGYHWHPAFNLEQIPNLIDKEIQRGRMGVLFYQKHPTWEVRMMIQMTWIHRLLWGILSLGGQLNERTLAPVLRWLINQGKPQLAEQVARIFLNWYNVQGVYEEYALMKPRTE; this is encoded by the coding sequence ATGGTATTAAGGGGAAAAACCGTGTTTTTCAGTATTGTCATTCCTACATACAATCGCCTGCCAATTTTGGCGAAGTGCTTGCGATCGCTAGAACGCCAAAACCATGACGATGTGGCTATAGAAGGCTATGAGGTAGTTTTAGTCGATGATGGCTCTACAGATGGCACTTTGGCATGGCTAGAGGCAAATGCAGCTGAATTTCCCCACGTGCGATCGCTTCTACAAGACCACCAGGGACCAGCTGCGGCTCGCAATCTGGGAGTAGAACGGGCAAAAGGCGATACGATCGTGTTCATCGATAGCGATTTGGTCGTGACTGAGAATTTCTTGCAGGCGCACGCTCAAGGGTTGCAGCAGGGACGAGAAATGTATGGCAGCGATCGCATTTTCACCTATGGCAGAGTAATTAATACATGTAATTTTGACAATCCTACAGCCGAGCCTTATAAAATTACCGATTTTTCTGCGGCTTATTTTGCCACGGGAAATGTAGCTATTCCTCGTCATTGGCTAGAAAAAGCTGGGTTATTCGACACGCGCTTTCAACTCTACGGTTGGGAAGATTTGGAATTAGGCGTGCGGTTGAAACAGTTGGGATTAAATTTAGTGAAATGCCCCGATGCAGTCGGCTATCACTGGCATCCAGCCTTTAATTTAGAGCAAATTCCTAATTTAATTGACAAAGAAATTCAACGCGGTCGGATGGGAGTTTTGTTCTACCAAAAGCACCCAACATGGGAAGTGCGGATGATGATCCAAATGACTTGGATACACCGCTTGCTATGGGGGATTCTTTCCCTCGGCGGACAACTCAACGAGCGTACCCTAGCCCCAGTTTTAAGGTGGTTGATTAACCAAGGTAAGCCTCAGTTAGCCGAACAAGTCGCCCGCATTTTTCTCAATTGGTACAACGTCCAAGGAGTTTACGAAGAGTACGCTTTGATGAAACCTAGAACCGAGTAG
- a CDS encoding DedA family protein yields the protein MSLEFLSLERIQEIAHQYGYWAVFLGILLENLGIPVPGETVTIVGGFLAGSDELNYWLVLGDAIAGAAIGGTCGYLIGRKFGWSFMLQVGRIFRISEDRLLEMKEQFSNNATKAVFFGRFIALLRIFAGPLAGVAQMPYAKFFIYNLAGAAAWASVMVTLAFFVGKIVSLEELVALTAKFGIVALAIAFAVIFVPLWLEARKAGVGTSDQ from the coding sequence ATGTCACTAGAGTTTTTATCGTTGGAAAGAATTCAGGAAATTGCCCACCAGTACGGATATTGGGCAGTTTTTCTCGGAATTTTATTAGAAAACCTCGGTATTCCCGTCCCAGGTGAAACCGTAACCATAGTAGGAGGGTTTCTTGCAGGTAGTGACGAGTTAAATTACTGGCTCGTTTTAGGTGATGCGATCGCGGGAGCTGCTATTGGTGGAACTTGCGGCTATTTAATCGGCAGAAAATTCGGTTGGTCGTTCATGTTGCAAGTCGGTCGAATTTTCCGCATCTCAGAAGACCGACTCCTAGAAATGAAAGAACAGTTTAGTAACAACGCCACCAAAGCCGTATTTTTTGGCAGATTTATTGCTTTATTACGTATTTTTGCTGGTCCACTGGCTGGTGTTGCCCAAATGCCCTACGCCAAATTCTTTATTTATAACTTAGCGGGGGCTGCTGCTTGGGCATCAGTCATGGTGACGCTGGCTTTCTTCGTCGGTAAAATTGTTTCTCTAGAAGAATTAGTTGCTCTCACAGCTAAGTTTGGCATCGTAGCACTAGCGATCGCTTTCGCTGTCATTTTTGTTCCCCTGTGGCTGGAAGCACGTAAAGCGGGAGTCGGAACCAGTGACCAGTGA
- a CDS encoding STAS domain-containing protein, producing MMSTQEFQLILLQPPERLDENGGSALETQLARLLPQKQALWVIDLAQVDFMDSAGLVSLVSGLKSARQIGCRLVLCNVQASVRLVLELTQLDSVFEIFDSL from the coding sequence ATGATGAGTACACAAGAATTTCAACTAATTTTGCTTCAGCCACCAGAACGCCTAGACGAAAATGGTGGTAGTGCCTTAGAAACTCAATTGGCTAGGCTATTGCCTCAAAAGCAAGCTCTCTGGGTGATCGATCTAGCCCAAGTTGATTTCATGGATAGTGCTGGCTTAGTTTCCTTGGTTAGTGGGTTGAAATCTGCAAGACAAATCGGTTGCCGTCTAGTCCTATGTAATGTGCAAGCTTCCGTAAGGCTAGTATTAGAACTAACACAACTGGATTCTGTATTTGAAATTTTTGATAGCTTATGA
- the rpsF gene encoding 30S ribosomal protein S6, with protein sequence MPSAYETMYILRPDLGEEQIEQAIAKYENFLKDQGATNLQIQLRGKRRLAYEIGRQREGVYVQMNYEAPGTAIAPMERAMRLSEEVIRYLTLKSEEPTATPEAAAVE encoded by the coding sequence ATGCCATCAGCCTACGAAACAATGTACATTTTGCGTCCCGACCTGGGAGAGGAACAGATCGAACAGGCGATCGCTAAATATGAAAACTTCCTCAAAGACCAGGGAGCTACTAACCTACAAATTCAGCTGCGCGGTAAGCGCCGTCTTGCCTACGAGATTGGCAGACAGCGCGAAGGCGTTTACGTTCAAATGAACTATGAAGCACCAGGGACAGCTATAGCTCCGATGGAAAGGGCAATGCGCTTGAGCGAAGAAGTCATTCGCTACCTGACGCTTAAGTCAGAAGAACCAACAGCCACTCCTGAAGCCGCAGCAGTGGAATAA
- a CDS encoding M23 family metallopeptidase has translation MKQFQLLRSQKLGFTVSKKSLLLVALSLASLPLLAWHQKKVTAEEVAQNKIATGNLWRKASFPVENFQYYSSPFGYRRSPTGGSGLEFHSGLDLVAPQGSYVRSWWTGTIVKVADRDACGTHVIIRSGAWDHIYCHMQGQVGTQGKNRYMIDREGGIVLWEGQTIPAGARIGRVGMTGRTTGPHLHWGLKYANNYIDPALVLRVMYAQQKDGQS, from the coding sequence ATGAAGCAATTTCAACTTCTGAGGTCTCAAAAACTGGGTTTTACTGTTTCCAAAAAAAGTTTGCTGCTGGTTGCACTCAGTCTTGCCAGCTTACCCCTACTAGCATGGCATCAAAAAAAGGTAACAGCAGAGGAAGTAGCACAAAACAAAATTGCCACTGGTAATCTTTGGCGCAAAGCATCCTTTCCAGTCGAAAATTTCCAATACTATAGTTCGCCTTTCGGTTACCGTCGCTCTCCTACTGGCGGTTCGGGCTTGGAATTTCACAGTGGTTTAGATTTAGTAGCACCTCAAGGTAGTTACGTCCGCAGTTGGTGGACTGGCACAATAGTCAAGGTTGCCGATCGCGATGCCTGCGGTACGCACGTTATTATTCGTTCTGGAGCTTGGGATCACATTTACTGTCACATGCAAGGACAGGTCGGCACTCAAGGCAAAAACCGCTACATGATCGATCGCGAAGGCGGAATTGTCCTTTGGGAAGGGCAAACAATACCCGCTGGAGCTAGAATCGGTCGTGTCGGTATGACAGGACGCACTACAGGACCTCACCTACATTGGGGTTTGAAATACGCTAACAATTACATCGACCCCGCTTTAGTCCTGCGGGTCATGTACGCTCAGCAAAAAGATGGGCAGTCTTAA
- a CDS encoding lipid-A-disaccharide synthase translates to MTNNIDILVLSNGPGEVTTWVRPVVQALRQKLADDRDRVRISVVLSPCPNASGKEAAIAQSYPEVDRVQAAKHFWQFLLWGKTADNWDWRTRGVVVFLGGDQLFSAIVGKRLGYRTVIYAEWETRWHSWIDRFAVMKPDLIDSAPSKHTHKFTVVGDLMAEASGGVRSEERGVRSEQGSRGAGEAGENNYQLPTTNYQLPITHDQSKIELIGLLPGSKAAKLSQGVPLMLAIAEYIHTQRPQTRFVIPVAPTLDVQTLAEFANREKNPIIPLVEGSTAELIPHPSPLLKTASGLVVELWTRSPAYDLLSQCCLCLTTVGANTAELGSLGVPMIVLLPTQQLDAMRAWDGIPGVLVNLPLIGTSMAKVINWLVLQRLGLRSWPNIWAKSEIVPELVGKLQPQTVAELVLDYLQHPEKLEEMRSKLRSVRGQTGAAAKIAQIVYEELK, encoded by the coding sequence ATGACAAATAACATCGATATATTGGTTTTGTCTAATGGTCCTGGGGAAGTCACAACCTGGGTGCGTCCCGTCGTGCAAGCTTTGCGCCAGAAACTAGCAGACGATCGCGATCGCGTCAGAATTTCGGTAGTGCTTTCTCCTTGTCCGAATGCTAGTGGCAAAGAAGCCGCGATCGCCCAATCTTACCCAGAAGTCGATAGAGTGCAAGCAGCGAAGCATTTCTGGCAATTTTTGCTCTGGGGCAAAACCGCAGACAACTGGGATTGGAGAACTCGCGGTGTTGTGGTGTTTTTAGGTGGAGATCAATTATTTTCTGCGATCGTCGGCAAGCGTCTCGGTTATCGTACCGTAATTTATGCCGAGTGGGAGACGCGCTGGCATAGTTGGATCGATCGCTTTGCCGTCATGAAACCAGACTTAATCGATAGCGCTCCATCAAAACATACCCACAAGTTTACGGTAGTAGGGGATTTGATGGCAGAAGCCTCTGGAGGAGTGAGGAGTGAGGAGCGAGGAGTGAGGAGTGAGCAGGGGAGCAGGGGAGCAGGGGAAGCAGGAGAGAATAACTACCAACTACCAACTACCAACTACCAATTACCAATTACCCATGACCAATCCAAAATTGAATTAATTGGTTTATTACCAGGCTCTAAAGCTGCGAAACTGTCACAGGGAGTACCGTTGATGCTGGCGATCGCCGAATACATTCATACACAACGACCGCAGACCCGCTTTGTCATTCCCGTCGCACCTACTTTAGACGTGCAAACCTTGGCTGAGTTTGCCAACCGTGAAAAAAATCCAATTATTCCTTTAGTAGAAGGTTCCACAGCCGAACTGATTCCTCACCCCTCACCCCTACTAAAAACAGCTAGCGGCTTAGTAGTAGAATTGTGGACGCGATCGCCAGCTTACGATCTGTTATCTCAATGTTGTTTATGCTTGACAACCGTAGGCGCAAATACAGCCGAACTAGGCTCTCTAGGCGTGCCAATGATTGTTTTGTTACCAACTCAGCAACTAGACGCGATGCGGGCTTGGGATGGTATCCCTGGGGTACTCGTAAATTTACCTTTAATAGGAACGAGTATGGCAAAAGTAATAAACTGGTTAGTATTGCAGCGATTGGGCTTGCGATCGTGGCCCAACATCTGGGCAAAATCGGAAATTGTGCCAGAACTGGTTGGTAAACTCCAACCTCAGACTGTAGCAGAACTCGTACTCGACTATCTACAGCATCCTGAAAAACTAGAAGAAATGCGCTCCAAATTACGCAGCGTGCGCGGACAAACAGGAGCCGCCGCTAAAATTGCTCAAATTGTTTATGAAGAACTTAAGTAA